A stretch of Lathyrus oleraceus cultivar Zhongwan6 chromosome 6, CAAS_Psat_ZW6_1.0, whole genome shotgun sequence DNA encodes these proteins:
- the LOC127093995 gene encoding beta-amyrin 11-oxidase-like yields MDVVPENKDVDCDIEKVAESVQFAPRFPFAPRKEQKQKESAEQQGEVDEKKEAKPRKKKKGDKGVSYIIPKGWKVLTWATAIHMDPTYYPNPYEFNPSRWNDHNIKIGTFHPFGAGSRYCPGSDLAKLEISIFLHYFLLNYKLEIVNPKCPITNLSSPKPIDNCLAKVIKVSSIA; encoded by the exons atggatgttgtaCCTGAAAATAAGGATGTGGATTGTGATATAGAGAAAGTGGCAGAAAGTgttcagttcgcgccgcgattTCCCTTtgcgccgcgaaaagagcagaAACAGAAGGAGTCAGCAGAGCAGCAGGGTGAAGTGGATGAGAAGAAAGAAGCTAAGCCGAGAAAAAAGAAGAAAGGAGACAAAGGAGTGA gTTACATTATACCGAAAGGATGGAAAGTGTTAACTTGGGCAACAGCTATTCATATGGATCCTACTTATTATCCAAATCCATATGAATTTAATCCATCTAGATGGAAT GATCACAATATTAAAATTGGAAcctttcatccttttggtgctGGAAGTAGATACTGTCCTGGAAGTGATTTGGCTAAACTTGAAATTTCCATATTTCTACATTATTTTCTTCTCAATTATAA GCTTGAGATAGTGAATCCAAAATGTCCCATTACTAATTTATCATCACCCAAACCCATTGACAATTGTCTTGCTAAGGTGATAAAGGTCTCAAGCATTGCATAG